TTGACATTTCAGTGGTCACATAGAAACGGTGCAAAAAATTTGCTATTTGAACATATAGCGGGGAAAACTGCCACAAGGAATTAcaagcactttaaaaaaaaaaatctgagttGATGTCACTGAAGCAAAAGTCCTCCAGgttccctctccttcccgcaCGGttcacacaacaaaacagaaaaatagaactatcaaataatatatatttccaAGAGCAATACTTCGCTGTGCGATTCTGTGCTGGACTTATATGACACGATTTAAAGCGACACATTcaacacgtacacacacacacaaataaatccactgcaacTCGCCTTGATAGTTCCCGACGACAGAAAATAGAAACTTTGGAATTTGATAAAGCGGCCCTGCGTGGAAGCCGGCCCGGCGTGTTCGTGGTCAGTGCACGGCCACGGACTGCAGCGTGGACGGCCGCGTCAGAGTCTCGCTCGGCGTTGCGGGGCTGCTTTGCGGGGACGTCGGGCTCAGAGACTGGGGAGAATTCGACAGGAACGCGGGGATGTGCGGAGGCAGCGCCGAGAAGCCGGGCATGGAGGTCGGCGTGGGCTTGATTGGCACAGGGATCGCCGGCAACGACTGTCCCCCGTGGCACAGGGATTTGATGGGCATGCCGTAGGCGCTGTAGTCGCTGCCCGCCATGATGGGGGCCGCCGTGTCGATCACGCTGGTGTTGTACATGTGGGGCCAGGCGGTCGTCAGCTGGTTGTGGAGCGGGTACCCGGCAGACATGGACTGCATGGTGGAGAAAGCCAGGCTCCCCGGAACCTTGTACTCTCTGGCGATGATGTTCTCGATGGCGAAGGGATGCTTGAAGGTCGAGCTCTGAGACACTCCGAGGTTGTAACTTGACATTTGCGGGAGGTGCGTGCCCGTGGCGGCGAGTGCGCTCAGCCTCAGCTTGGCTTGCTGCTGCAGGTAATGCGCAGCGTCCGACTGTTTGCTGGGAGCCAGGTGATCGGATGAAAGCAACACTTTGAACCTTTTGCGGCGTCTCAAGAAGCTTCCGTTCTCGAACATGTCCCCGCAGCTCGGGTGGAGCGCCCAGAAGCTGCCCTTCCCCGGCTGGTCCGGACGCCGCGGGATTTTAATGAAGCAGTCGTTGAACGACAGGTTGTGTCGCAGAGAGTTTTGCCACCGCTGCGTGTTTTCTCTGTAATAAGGGAAGCGATCCATGATGAACTTGTAGATTTCACTGAGAGGCAGCATCTTCTCTGGGCAGCTCTGGATCGCCATGGCGGTGAGGGAGATGTAGGAGTAGGGTGGCTTCTGGTCGCTGTACGTGTTTCTCCCAGGACGGGGCATCCTCAACACcttcagaaaaaagaagaattaatttaaaaaaaaaaaaaaaaatctctcctTTAGTTCCTTCCTCCGAAGGTTTGCGGGAAAAACAAGAGCCGAGGAAAGCTTGTAAAGACGCAGCTGGGCTGTGCGTAAAACAGCCAGGTTGTGCGCGCCTCTGCACTGTGCGGGCGGTGCGCATTTATGGAGTGGCGGCTGCTGCGAGTCTTTCTTGCAAAGTAAGTCAGCTCGTCCCGCTAGCGGAGCTGAATAGACTTCATTTGGCGTCCTCGGAGCTAAGCGGCGCCTCCACGGCCTTCCTCCGACCATCTGAGAGGTTCATGTTGTGACATGAGCAGAAAAGACTCCTGGAGAGGCGCTCCATTAATGTGCCACCTCTTTTTGCTATCACATGACAATTGCCatgggaggagagggggggggggggggggggggggcagggcggAAGGCATAATCTGGTTTCATTTACACCTATTTACATGGACACCTTGGGCCAATGGAAAGCATTTCCATTTGAAGACAGAAAAAGGGGGTGAAAAGGCTCGGCTGCCGGAACTGCGATGGCACTCAGAGTGTGAAGGTATGCGCGAATACTTCTTCCGCGGGTTTTAAACTCGCAACCTTATATTCGGAGTGAGACTATGGGCGCGAAAATAATGTTATTTTCCACAATATTCGTGATGAGCTGGGGCTGAATTTTATAggatttaaatgtatatttgtacTCTTATTTTTAGAGTCGTGTGTAATGAACTGCTGGTGAGTTCACGTCACTGATGAATGATCACGTTTTGATTTTTAACGATTACTCTCTAATGTTGTTTACCGGATGCGACTTGTACACAGTTTGCCGTGAGCGCGCATTACGCGCGCAAACAACGTTCTGCTTGGGCTGAAACTTCACATCTATTGTGTTTATGTAAAGGGAGACCCAGAAACACTTCAGAAATGCAAATAAACCCTCGAGGATGGCGTGGCGAAAACTGTATAAAATATCCATAAGTCAATTATGTGAATGTGGAGCGCAAACGGGGGGGGCTATTTTGAGCGATTGCCATTCAAGCTTTTGGCCGGGGCCACCTTTCCGCTTGGAGGGCTTGCAATGCCAGGGACCACACACGCGCACCCGCAGATTTGCTCATAATTTATGCTAATTTTCGCCCATAAATCCACAATGCACCCCATCACCAGTCTGACGGATTACGAAAAGAATCGCtttgcgcggggggggggggggggcaccgagtTATTTTCACCCAGAAACCATGTCGGGGCAGGTTGAAGAACAGAAGTTCTTTCTTCATGCTGTATGTTTAACAATCTAAATCAGCgcataaaataatttttaattgTGCTGTTATTTAATACGTCTGTTTATGGGATATTATTAACCAAGAATAAACGTAAACTTTAGAACAAAAAGGCAAATCAGACGCGCGGGTTTAACTCTTTTCCCTTCCGGATGCTTTTTAAGCACCTGTCAAATCCCAATAATGACAACTAAGTGCCAACTATATATACCAAACATCTTTTGCACTCATTCAgtcttaatttagtttttaatatatataacctgtttttattttaatatatccGCGCTCAAGGTGTCAGATGGACGCATGCAGGCTgcgcagcagggggggggggctattaaAACGATTTAAATGTCGCACCGAATTTTGCGTCGTCCACTTGAAAGAGCAAAAcgtttgttctgttttctgtttgcactgcaaaCGTCATGCCAGTTTGTTTCTTTGCATCACTCGCGTTAACCAGCCGAGCCATGCACAGTgcgcatcaccccccccccccaaaaaaaaaaaaaaccggtGTGGCTTTTGGAGCTTCAGGGTTATGGGATATTGGTCGGCCTTTTGTCCACACTGAAAATACCACCATGACTCTGAATCTGCTCCCGAGTTCAAGCAGCAGTAGATCAAGTCTCCACTATGTTTGGTCAGTTGTAGGGAACTCGAACAAAGGCTGAGATAAGCCAAATTGCATTGCACTTGTGAACCGTGCCTCAGCCTGAAGTATCCTTTATAGCGGGAGGGGGACCAAGAACAGTTTTGtgtgagctttaaaaaaaaaaaagagagagagagagaagcgaaAACAAAGGGTACTTTC
The sequence above is drawn from the Brachionichthys hirsutus isolate HB-005 chromosome 5, CSIRO-AGI_Bhir_v1, whole genome shotgun sequence genome and encodes:
- the foxb1a gene encoding forkhead box protein B1a, translated to MPRPGRNTYSDQKPPYSYISLTAMAIQSCPEKMLPLSEIYKFIMDRFPYYRENTQRWQNSLRHNLSFNDCFIKIPRRPDQPGKGSFWALHPSCGDMFENGSFLRRRKRFKVLLSSDHLAPSKQSDAAHYLQQQAKLRLSALAATGTHLPQMSSYNLGVSQSSTFKHPFAIENIIAREYKVPGSLAFSTMQSMSAGYPLHNQLTTAWPHMYNTSVIDTAAPIMAGSDYSAYGMPIKSLCHGGQSLPAIPVPIKPTPTSMPGFSALPPHIPAFLSNSPQSLSPTSPQSSPATPSETLTRPSTLQSVAVH